A genomic segment from Drosophila miranda strain MSH22 chromosome 3, D.miranda_PacBio2.1, whole genome shotgun sequence encodes:
- the LOC108160253 gene encoding pupal cuticle protein G1A-like isoform X1 yields the protein MKFLICLALCFAVAQAGFLASPVTYAAAPSYAATYAAAPVAYSAPLTTYAAAAPAYSTYAAAAPAYSTYAAAAPAYTASVYGASAYTAPVTTYAAAAPAYTSYAAAAPAYTTYAAPAIVSPFLKKK from the exons ATGAAG TTCCTCATTTGCTTGGCTCTCTGCTTTGCCGTCGCTCAGGCTGGCTTCCTGGCTTCTCCGGTTACGTATGCTGCTGCTCCATCGTATGCTGCCACCTATGCCGCTGCCCCCGTGGCCTACTCGGCACCACTGACCAcctatgctgctgctgctccggcTTATTCCACCTATGCTGCTGCCGCTCCGGCTTACTCAACCTAcgccgctgctgctccagcCTACACCGCCTCGGTGTACGGCGCCTCGGCCTATACCGCTCCTGTGACCACGTACGCCGCAGCTGCTCCTGCTTACACGTCCTATGCTGCGGCTGCTCCTGCGTACACCACCTATGCTGCTCCAGCCATCGTCAGCCCCTTCTTGAAGAAGAAGTAA
- the LOC108160253 gene encoding GPI mannosyltransferase 4-like isoform X2, giving the protein MRLSRHISQLWQNRVPTDRHVNTYFFFAVVRLALVFVPQPGYVHPDEFFQSVEVMTGDHFRLEHTRTWEFNNSMPLRSITLPFALLRVPWSFYEFFAVYMRNLWNVELISTYAYVVFPRLIYTLISYSNDWCLYRVCRMYGLRFEIRLLALGSSWVLLVFGTRTFSNSLEMAMCSWLLCLVSECMLRTNTVVYKKEFLEEKYDKAESISERVKIWKLKNALPPHNFQHMFTVSSICVAGVFNRPTFLLFGAPMVFFWLLRGMGTRSVTFRDFNLRIGLFCLYALPALFLFIFCDSLYYQHLTVGELHMMQLGIDNFVFTPWNFVKYNLNSAQTASHGVHPCYVHLMVNMPLLFNVLALAGLGAFAQILLRFFRAEYQVLPRFQSIVSLMSGAIFVPLFFLSLINHQEPRFLIPITFPLLLLHGPKLVTGFSAKYPFQKEHPLLRRFYDRLLSSKASAPHLLRIWYVSNVVLTVFFGFIHQAGIYPLAETMAHVMATKPAATHVHLMTSHVYSLPLHLVNIPSSRVLQFNPLTHNRYRRQRDFYLYEYGSQSLDNLLQKVKLISGNCEVKLSGPNRLRYKLYLSIPASLSSDLYEALVRSNASSYLNFELLHVFYPHLSTEAFPRILGRHPCDVDAPHWAHDDLRGTCAVEQSPAFSYSYLTKQFSSFVHQFGLALYEIDVRRKRQRQVCDAYSGQSMDDLVLLMFRHLSLQFLICLALCFAVAQAGFLASPVTYAAAPSYAATYAAAPVAYSAPLTTYAAAAPAYSTYAAAAPAYSTYAAAAPAYTASVYGASAYTAPVTTYAAAAPAYTSYAAAAPAYTTYAAPAIVSPFLKKK; this is encoded by the exons ATGCGCCTGAGCAGACATATATCGCAGCTTTGGCAGAACCGTGTCCCAACCGACAGGCACGTGAACACATACTTCTTCTTTGCGGTCGTGCGTCTGGCTCTGGTTTTCGTGCCGCAGCCGGGCTATGTGCATCCCGACGAGTTCTTCCAGAGCGTGGAAGTGATGACGG GCGACCACTTCCGGCTGGAGCACACACGCACCTGGGAGTTCAATAATTCGATGCCGCTGCGGAGCATCACCCTTCCGTTTGCGCTGCTGCGCGTTCCCTGGAGCTTCTACGAGTTCTTCGCCGTTTACATGCGCAACTTGTGGAATGTAGAGCTGATCAGCACCTACGCGTATGTGGTGTTTCCGCGTCTGATCTACACCCTGATCTCGTACAGCAATGACTGGTGTCTGTATCGCGTTTGCCGGATGTACGGACTGCGCTTTGAGATTCGACTGCTGGCCTTGGGCAGCTCCTGGGTGCTGCTGGTCTTCGGCACGCGAACCTTCTCCAACAGCCTCGAGATGGCCATGTGCTCGTGGCTGCTCTGCTTGGTGTCCGAGTGCATGCTGAGGACTAACACGGTGGTATACAAGAAGGAGTTCCTGGAGGAGAAGTACGACAAGGCGGAGTCCATCAGCGAGCGCGTCAAGATCTGGAAGCTGAAGAATGCCCTGCCGCCGCACAATTTCCAGCATATGTTTACCGTGTCCAGTATCTGTGTGGCTGGCGTCTTCAATCGGCCTACCTTCCTACTCTTTGGCGCACCCATGGTATTCTTCTGGCTGCTGCGGGGGATGGGCACACGCAGCGTAACCTTTAGGGACTTTAACCTACGCATCGGACTCTTCTGCTTGTACGCCCTGCCAGCGCTGTTCCTGTTCATATTCTGCGACTCGCTGTACTATCAGCATCTCACAGTGGGAGAGCTGCACATGATGCAGCTGGGCATTGACAACTTTGTGTTTACGCCCTGGAACTTTGTCAAGTACAACCTGAACTCCGCCCAGACGGCCAGCCATGGCGTGCATCCCTGCTATGTCCACCTAATGGTCAACATGCCGCTGCTCTTCAATGTTCTCGCCCTGGCAGGCCTCGGGGCATTTGCTCAGATCCTGCTGCGCTTCTTTCGGGCCGAGTACCAAGTGCTTCCGCGCTTCCAAAGCATTGTATCGCTCATGTCTGGTGCCATATTTGTGCCACTATTTTTCCTGTCGCTCATCAACCATCAGGAGCCTCGCTTCCTTATCCCCATAACCTTTCCTTTGCTTCTGCTGCATGGTCCCAAGCTGGTGACTGGTTTCAGTGCCAAGTATCCGTTCCAGAAGGAGCACCCCCTGCTGCGCAGGTTCTACGACCGCCTGCTCTCCAGCAAAGCATCGGCCCCTCATCTGCTGAGGATTTGGTATGTGAGCAACGTAGTGTTGACTGTCTTCTTTGGCTTCATTCACCAGGCGGGTATTTATCCGCTGGCCGAGACCATGGCCCATGTGATGGCCACCAAGCCAGCGGCCACCCACGTTCACCTAATGACCTCGCACGTTTACAGTCTGCCCCTGCACCTGGTGAACATTCCCAGCTCCCGAGTTCTCCAATTCAATCCGCTCACCCATAACCGCTATCGGCGCCAGAGGGACTTCTACTTGTACGAGTACGGGAGCCAGTCCTTGGACAATCTTTTGCAGAAGGTCAAACTGATCAGCGGCAATTGCGAGGTCAAGTTGTCCGGACCGAATCGGCTGCGCTATAAGCTTTACCTGTCCATTCCCGCCTCCTTGAGTAGCGATCTCTACGAGGCCTTGGTTCGCTCCAATGCCAGCAGTTATCTAAACTTTGAGCTGCTTCACGTTTTCTATCCACATCTCTCCACGGAGGCTTTTCCCAGAATACTGGGCCGCCATCCCTGCGATGTGGATGCTCCGCACTGGGCTCATGACGACCTACGGGGCACCTGTGCCGTGGAGCAATCGCCAGCTTTCAGCTACTCCTACCTGACGAAGCAGTTCAGCTCTTTCGTGCATCAGTTTGGACTGGCGCTCTACGAGATCGATGTGCGACGTAAGCGGCAGAGGCAAGTT TGTGATGCATACTCGGGTCAATCGATG GATGATCTGGTCTTGCTAATGTTTCGCCATTTATCCTTACAGTTCCTCATTTGCTTGGCTCTCTGCTTTGCCGTCGCTCAGGCTGGCTTCCTGGCTTCTCCGGTTACGTATGCTGCTGCTCCATCGTATGCTGCCACCTATGCCGCTGCCCCCGTGGCCTACTCGGCACCACTGACCAcctatgctgctgctgctccggcTTATTCCACCTATGCTGCTGCCGCTCCGGCTTACTCAACCTAcgccgctgctgctccagcCTACACCGCCTCGGTGTACGGCGCCTCGGCCTATACCGCTCCTGTGACCACGTACGCCGCAGCTGCTCCTGCTTACACGTCCTATGCTGCGGCTGCTCCTGCGTACACCACCTATGCTGCTCCAGCCATCGTCAGCCCCTTCTTGAAGAAGAAGTAA